The genomic interval TTAACGTAGGCACCATTGGACACGTTGACCATGGTAAAACAACCCTAACAGCTGCGATTGCAACTGTAGCAGCAAAACACAACGGTGGTGAAGCCAAAGACTACGCGTCAATTGACTCAGCCCCTGAAGAAAAAGCCCGTGGTATCACCATCAACACCTCACACATTGAATATGACACCCAAGCACGTCACTACGCACACGTAGACTGTCCTGGCCATGCTGACTATGTTAAAAACATGATCACCGGTGCCGCACAGATGGACGGCGCTATCCTAGTTGTATCAGCCACTGACGGCCCAATGCCACAAACCCGTGAACACATCCTACTATCACGCCAAGTAGGTGTACCATACATCATGGTATTCATGAACAAATGTGACATGGTTGATGACGAAGAACTACTAGAACTCGTCGAAATGGAAGTACGTGAACTACTATCGAGCTACGACTTCCCTGGCGATGACACCCCAATCATCAAAGGTTCTGCCCTAGAAGCCCTAAACGGCGGCGAAGGCAAATACGGTGAACCAGCTGTACTAGAACTACTTGACACCCTAGACAGCTACATCCCAGAACCAGAACGTGCGATTGACAAACCATTCTTGATGCCAATCGAAGACGTATTCTCGATCTCTGGTCGTGGTACAGTCGTAACCGGTCGTGTAGAATCAGGCGTCATCAAAGTTGGTGAAGAAATTGAAATCGTTGGTATCAAACCAACCACCAAAACCACCTGTACTGGCGTTGAAATGTTCCGTAAACTGCTAGACGAAGGTCGTGCAGGCGAGAACTGTGGTGTACTACTACGTGGTACCAAACGTGAAGACGTACAACGTGGTCAAGTATTGGCTAAACCAGGTTCAATCAAACCACACACCAAATTTGATGCAGAAGTATACGTACTATCAAAAGAAGAAGGTGGTCGTCACACTCCATTCCTAAATGGTTACCGTCCACAATTCTACTTCCGTACTACTGACGTAACTGGCGCAATCCAATTACCAGAAGGTACAGAGATGGTAATGCCTGGCGATAACGTTGAAATGAACGTAGAGCTAATCCACCCAATCGCAATGGACCAAGGCTTACGCTTTGCAATCCGTGAAGGTGGCCGTACTGTAGGTGCGGGTGTTGTTGCTAAAGTTAACGACTAATCGTTAATAAGCATACAAAAGAGTCACTTCGGTGGCTCTTTTTTTATGCTTCGTTGCCGTAAAACCACCGACTTCAGGCGGTGGATATAAGGCAGCTTAAGCAACCATATTCACGCACAAAGAATATAAAACATGTTAGAATAAACCCATGAAAACACTCAAGCTACGCATACGAGATAAACACGCAGACCAATTAAACCGCCTAAGCGGTTCGGTCAATTTCGTGTGGAATTATGTCAATGATTTGAGTTACAGACACCTACAAAAAACTGGCAAATTCTTTAGTGCTTATGACCTAAACGACTACACCAAAGGTAGCGGTGAGTTACTGGGCTTGCACTCACAAACTATTCAAGCTATCAGCGAAACCCACGCCAAAAGCCGTAAACAATTCAAAAAATCCAAACTTAACTGGCGAACCAACAACCCAAAATCAAAGCGTAAAAACTTAGGTTGGCTACCATTCAAACAATCCGCCATCAAACACATTGCCACACACCAAACTGGTAAAAAGGGCATAAAATCTACCTTACAACTATCTTTAGCCAAAGGGCAAAAGCTAGTCATTGATCTATGGGACAGCTACAACCTTAGCCTATATCAAATCAACACGCTGGAAATTGTCCAAGACAGCCGTAACCGTTGGTATGCCTGTATTACCGTCAAACAATACCCTAAAACTACTTGCGGAATGGGTAGCGTTGGGATTGATTTAGGCTTAAAAGACAGTGCCACCGCCTCAAATGGCGATAAACTACAAATCAAGCAAACGCTCAAATATGCCAAAGCGTTAGCCACCGCCCAACGTGCCAAAAACAAACAGCGTGTCAAAGCGATCCATGCCAAAATCAAACATACACGGCAAGACCTAATCCACAAATTCACCACCCAATTAGTCAAAGACAATGCCCTAATCGTGGTAGGTGACGTTAGAACTACCCAATTTAACAGTAAAAAAGGCAAACTAGCCAAATCGGTTTACGATGCAGGTTGGTTTGAACTCAAGCGACAACTGACCTACAAATGCGAGAACGCAGGTTGCCGTTTTGAAATCGTGAATGAGAAATACACTACCCAAACTTGCTCGTGCTGTGGCGATATGTCCAGTAGCTTGAGCGGTAGAGCAGGTTTGCGAATAAGAGAATGGACTTGTGCAACGTGTGGCACACGGCATGATAGAGATATCAATGCCAGTAAGAACATTCTTGCGGTTGGGCTTAACCGTCTTGTAGAAGGAATCCCCTCACTTTAGGGAGGGGAGGAAGTCAAGGAAATAAATTATGACTGCCATACAGATATATAAGTTAGATAAAACGAGCATACAACATAATACTTCGAAGCAAGTACTGGCGCAGCTGACACAAATTGAATCCGAGCTGTTTGTCCACGATGCTTGGTCGGCTGCGCAAATCAATTCCCTGCTGGCGCAGCCATTTAACCATATAATTTATGCGACAGACGAGCTGAATCAGCAATTGATTGGCTATTGTTTTTACAGCCACATATTTGAAGATGCGGAAATTTTAAGAATCGGAACTTGTCTTGATTATCAACAGCAAGGTATTGCAAGCCAATTGTTAACGGCTATGGCGCAAATGTGCCAAGTAACGGGTGCCGAGCGGGTGCTGTTAGAGGTAAGAGAAGATAATTATGCTGCCCTTGCATTTTATCAAAAACATGGGTTTGAACAGATTGCCATTCGCAAAAATTACTACGATAATCATGACATGACCAAAACCCATGCGTTAATTATGCAGCGCAAATTCAACGCTAAATTAAACGCTAAGTAGTATTCCACATGTTTAGATAATGCGCTTTTATTGCCTGTTGAAGCAGTGGCTCAACTTGCGCGGCTGTGACAGCCTCATCGAAGCGATGCCAGTGTTGATTGATTAATAATTCATTGGGATAAAAACGCGATTTATACGCCATCTTATCCGAATCTGGTACCCAAAAACCTAAATACAAATAAGGTAATCCAAGACGTTTAACATAATCAATCTGGGTAAGTATCGCAAGGGTGCCTAAGCTGTTTATGGTTGCATCGGGATCATAGAAAGTATAGACCGCGGATATGCCGTCATCTAATTGGTCACAAACTGCTACCATGACTAATTTATCATGAAGCCAAAATTCCATAAAAAATGACTGGGTAAAGCTATATTGTAGAAACTGTTTAAACCCTTGTAAATTGGGTGGATACATATCGCCATCACTATGGCGAGCGCAGATATAGCGAGCATATAGTATAAAATGCGATTCGTCAGCATCGTCACAAGCCGTAATTACCACATCCATCTCGTGCGATTTTTGCCACAGTTTGCGCTGGGTACGATTGGGTTCAAACTCGTTAACTACCACACGTGTAGAGATACAGCGTTGACAATGAAAGCATACAGGCCGATATAGATGTTGTCCACTACGCCGATACCCGAGCCGTGAAAACTGAGAAAAAATAGGCGTACTTAAATGTTCATCCTTTGCTAATTCAATCAGCTCTAAACGTGCGGCACGATCCGGCAAATAACTACATTGATGCAGCGGCGTCAATTGGCTGGTCAATGCTAGACTGGTAGGGGGGTGGGGTGGTTTTAACGTCATTGGTGCTTTTAAATACCCTTAACTTACCTAGATTTGCGCAGATGGCGGTAGATAATAAGTCATAAAATCCTCATTTAACAGTTGATTAAGTGGTAATTTTTGACCGCAAATCGATGACCAATCAATACTCGGTAGCGCTAATTGTTGCGCAAGCCCAGCTAAAAATTCCGCTCTGGGCAGAATGGAGGCACCTAAACGCAACAAATGTGGGTTGGGCAACTGACAGTCCACCCAAGCAAATTGGGAATGTGCACACAGCTGCATTAACACAAAAAAAGCCGCTTTAGACGCATCTGTCACTCGGTGAAACATACTTTCACCAAAAAATGCTTGTCCTAACTTTAGCCCATAGAGACCACCAATCAGCTCATCATCATCCCAAATCTCGACACTGTAAGCGACTTGCTCGGCATGGAGCGCCGTATACGCTTCAATCATAGCGGGGCTGATCCAAGTGGCTGATCCAGAAGCTTCGGCATAGGTGCGGGTATCGGCACAGGCGGCAATGACCTCAGCAAAGGCAAGATTGAGGGAAAACGTCCAACCTGCATTTTTGATACGCCGTTTCAGGGTTTTACTGGCGCAAAAATCACTAGGATAAATAATACAGCGCGGATCGGGTGACCACCAAGCGATGGGCTCGCCTTCATTAAACCAAGGAAACATGCCTTGGCGATAAGCACACATTAAGGTATCAGCTGCCAAATCACCCCCCAGCGCAATCAAGCCTTCACCGTCAGGGTCTGCCACCATCGGGTCGGGAAATTGATAACGGCAACCGAAAGGTTGCTGTAATGGGGGGTGATTTGGCAATGGCATCGTTCAAGGCATTAGCTAAACAGCAGAGGTATTGGCTGATACCGTGGTATTGGCATTCGCTAGATTAACGATATCTAAATATTTTTCTGCATCCAATGCCGCCATACAGCCGGTGCCTGCCGAGGTGATCGCTTGGCGATAGATATGATCTGCCACATCCCCACAGGCAAACACGCCTTCAACACTTGTCGCCGTGGCATTGCCATCTAGACCGCTTTTGACCACGATATAGCCATTATTCATCTCAAGCTGATCTTGGAAAATATCGGTGTTGGGTTTGTGCCCGATCGCCACGAACATACCAGGCGCGTTGATGGTTTTGGTAGACTGGTCTTGGAGGTTTTCAATCACCACACCTGTCACGCCTGCGTCATCACCCACCACTTCTTTGACTTGGCTGTTCCATTCGATGGTCACATTGCCATTTTTTTGTTTTTCAAATAATTGGTCTTGCAGAATTTTTTCTGATTTTAATTTATCACGTCGATGCACTAGGGTGACGTGGCTTGCAATGTTTGATAGATACAAGGCTTCTTCAACCGCTGTGTTGCCACCGCCAATCACCACCACAGGCTTGCCGCGATAGAAGAACCCATCACAGGTCGCACAGGCAGAAACGCCAAGCCCCATAAATTTTTGTTCAGAGGCGAGACCCAAGTATTGCGCTGATGCCCCTGTCGCTACAATGAGCGCATCACAGGTGTAAGTGGCGCTATTGCCGACTAAGGTGAAAGGTCGCTGAGTTAGGTTCACTTGGTTGATATGGTCATACACCAGTTGGGTGCCAAAACGCTCGGCATGGGCTTGCATGCGTACCATCAAGTCAGGACCTGTCAAGCCTTGTGGATCGCCAGGCCAGTTATCAACTTCAGTGGTGGTAGTCAACTGCCCACCAGTCTGCATACCTGTGATAATGACCGGTTTTAAATTGGCGCGCGCTGCATACACGGCGGCAGAATAACCCGCTGGACCTGAACCCAAAATAATAAGTTGGTGATGGATAATTTCTGACATACGTCTTTCCTAACAATCGCTGAATAATAAACTAAATAATAAAATAGGCTAATTTTTGATTCATAAGTAAGATAGGGGCTAACATCGAAAATAGCAAGTAAATGTTATTTTTATAACAGATTCATTGCGCAATCAAAGCTCAATCAACGCTCAAAAATGGCGTTAGCTCGTTATCAAAAAATACCCTAACTTTCGGCTTTGTTGGCTCAAACCGCATTTACCATAGGGCTTGAATTGACTGATTTAACAAAGCAATTTTTCGCAAAAAAAGCTCAGCAACGCACCACTGAGATTTGATATGATAGTCGATTAAAAGGGTGATTTTAATCAACGTTTTTCCAAAATCATTGTTTTTCACAATCATTATCAGTCAGTCATGGCTGAACAAAGCGTTGGCTTACGGCTTATCCAAAGCAGGTTCAAATTCAAAGGTAAATTGCATTGTCTTATTATATTCGTCAAAGTGTGCTTACGATTATCTGGCTAATCGTGGCATTGTTGTTAGTCATGTCCCTCATCAGTTATTCTGCCAATGATCCCAGTTGGTCGCATATCAATAGTGCGGTAAATGAAGTCAGTAACTTGGCAGGCACGGGTGGTGCGTGGCTGGCTGATATTTTGTATGCGTTTTTGGGTGCGGCAAGCTGGTGGCTCATCGTCATTGCCTGTTATGAAGCTTGGAATGTATGGCGCCATGATGTAGAGCCTAATGGCTTGTTACGTTTTTTGGGTTATATTTTTTTAATCATTGCCACCGCAGGGCTGACAGGCGTGTTATCGTTTGGCTGGTTGGCGCAAGGCATGATTGGGCAAATCGTCGGCAACGGGCTTAGTAGTTTATTAACCTACTGGGGGACTTTGTTGTTTTTATTGGTGTTTATTGCCATCACCGTGACGTTTACCTTTGATTTGCATTGGCATGAGATTTTATCAGGTCAAGCCATTCGCAGCCGCCTACAAGCTGAAGCCGCAGATGATGATGAAGCCAATACTAAGCTCAAAGCGACTGCTCAAGAAGCAAGCCAAGCAAAACCAAACGACACCGCGCAACTGCCTTTGCCATTAGCCTCCCATGACACAGAACAGGCCGCTTATGATAGTAGTCATCTAGCGGATAATGAGGGGTTTGTTGGTAGTCCGCTCGATGCGTTTTTGGATGAAACGGGCTTTAGTGAAATCAAAGATTATGAATGGCTCGAAGAAAACGATGCCACCAATCCATTTAAACCCGTCAGCTCAACCTATGTGGCAAACACCAAGCTGACCAAAAAACTCGATGAAAAACTGCAAAGTAAAATCATTAAAAAACCGTTTAAAATGCCTACCTTAAACAGACCCCATTCGATACAGGTAGACTCGCAAATCACTGAGCCAACTCAGACAAAGCAGCCTAGTGTAGATAGTGTAGACGTATCGCAAGCTATGCCAACTATCGATGACGCATCTATGATGTCTGCTATGTCTGCTGCAAGCACAGGGGAGCTAGCGGATAAACGAATCTCTGAGCCTATGACGGGTGTAGAGATGGCTGAACAGGACACGGCTATTGATGTATCAGATTTGGATGATTTAGCCGATAGCCTAGATGCGGGATATGAATTATCACAAAATCCTGTGCTAGAGTCATCATTCGAGGGCATTAAAACAGAGGGCTTTGAAGCAGAAAGTATTGAAGTAGAAGGCATTGAAACACCAACCCCCTCAGTCGCGTCACTATTGGGCATGCGACAAGTTTCACCGCAAGCTATTGCTAATGCCTCAAATGACAGTGCCACCGCACCGGTTGTAACGGAATTTTCGACCCCTGCAGCAAGTCCGATGCCAACCCAAATAGCACGTCCAGCGCAAGCCGTCACCCAGATTGATACCAACGAGATAACCCCTTCAATACCGACCCATAGTCGTCCAGTGGAATCTGAGCTACTCGACCAAATCGAACAGCCCGCAGCGACTCAGGTCAACCAGCCGCTCGATATCAATGATGATAGCCTGTTTAGTCAGAAATCGCGTGCCATGCAAACCGCAGCTTATCGTGCCAATTTAAGCCCGTTACCTGAGTTATCGCTGCTTGATTTGCCTGACCCTGACCGCAAGCCAAGCTATAGCCGCGAACAATTGCAGCAGTTATCAGCGCTATTAGAAATCAAGCTACAAGAATTTAATATCAAAGCAGAAGTGGTCAATGCGCAAATGGGTCCAGTGGTGACACGCTTTGAAGTGTCACTGGCGCCAGGGCTTAAAGCAAGCAAGGTGACGGGTATTGCCAAAGACTTGGCGCGCTCGCTATCCATGGCATCGGTGCGTGTGGTAGAAGTCATTCCAGGTAAACCTTATATCGGTATCGAAGTGCCCAATCCGCAGCGCCAAATGGTACGACTCATCGAACTGCTGAAAACAGAGGCTTATCAAGACCCCGATGGCTTAATCAGTATGGCAATGGGCAAAGATATTGCCGGTAGACCGATTATTGCGGATTTGGCGAAAGCGCCACACATGCTAGTCGCAGGTACCACAGGCTCAGGTAAATCAGTGTTGGTGAATTCGCTGTTATTGTCAATGCTGCTCAAATACACACCAGAGCAGCTGCGATTGATTATGATTGACCCCAAACAGCTCGAGCTTGCCAACTATGGCGATATTCCGCATCTGCTCACCCCCGTAGTCACCGATATGACCGAAGCAGCCAGTGCCTTGGCGTGGAGTGTGGCTGAGATGGAGCGTCGTTATCAGCTGATGTCATTATTCAAAGTGCGTAAACTGGATGAATTCAACAAAAAAATCATGGCAGCTGAACAAAGTGGTGAGCCGTTACTAGATCCACTGTGGCGACCCAATGACAGTGTCAGCCAAGATAGAGCGCCAAAATTAAAACCGTTACCACAAATTGTGATTGTGGCGGATGAGTTTGCCGACATGATTATGCAGGTGGGCAAACAAGCTGAGGAGTTGATTACGCGTTTGGCGCAAAAATCGCGCGCCGCAGGGATTCATTTGATTTTGGCGACCCAGCGCCCCTCAGTGGATGTGATTACTGGCTTGATTAAAGCCAATATTCCCGTCCGTGCCGCGCTTCGCGTCAACTCAAAAGTCGACTCGCGTACCATTTTGGATGCCGGTGGCGCAGAGGATATGCTTGGGCATGGGGATATGCTGTTTTTAGGACCTGGTCAAATCGAGCCTAACCGTGTACATGGTGCTTTTATCAGCGATGCGGAAGTCAACCGTGTATGTGATGCATGGCGCGAGCGTGGCGCACCTAACTATATTGATAATATGTTTGATAACTTTGAGCTAAGCTCAGCGCCAAGTGGTGGCGATGCTAGTGGGTCTAGCAATGGCGAAGAAGACCCGCTGTATGATGATGTAGTGGCGTTTTTGCTTGAAACCCGTAAGGTCTCTGCATCAAGTATTCAGCGCAAATTTAGTATCGGCTATAACCGCGCAGCACGTATCGTTGATGCCATGGAAGAGGCGGGCTTGGTGAGCGGCATGACCAAAAGTGGTAAACGTGAGCTATTAATGTAGAGGTTAGACAAAATAAAAAAAGGTGCAATTTATGCACCTTTTTTATTTAACGTTTTAAGGGGCTATGGGTTCATTTATTCTAGGGTATTTTGCGCTGCGACTACGACAATTTCTAATTTCCACAATGGATTAACCAATTCAGCTTTGACTGTGGCACGGGTAGGCTTTGGGCAATCGGTTAACCAGTCGCCCCACATGCTATTCACCACCGCAAAATCCGCCAAATCCTTGATAAAAATCTGAGCAGTTAGTAGACGTGATTTGTCGCTATTGGCTTTGGCGAGCATGGCGTCGATATTGTCTAGCACTTCTTGGGTTTGTGTGTGGATATCGGCAGTGTCGGTATTTGGCACTTGTCCTGCGAGATACACCACGTGGTTAAAAATGGTAATTTCACTTAGATAGTCATTGCTATCAAATCGTTGAATTTGTGCGGTCATGATGTTTTCCTTGTGAATGGATAAATGTTATTTATGCATAGTCTTTACAAATACTATTTACAGGTATTTCTGATAGAAAATAGATACTAGAAATAACGCTGTAATGATAAGCCGTCAATGCGAATATCAGGCGTTTTGCCGAGCACCAAATCGCTGATTAATTTGCCAGAGCCACACGCCATTGTCCAACCCAATGTGCCATGTCCTGTGTTCAAAAATAAATTGCGATACCGAGTCGCGCCAATGATGGGCGTGCTATCTGGGGTCATCGGACGTAGCCCTGTCCAAAAACTTGCGTTTGGCAAATCACCGCCTGCGAATAAGTCCTGCGTGACCATTTCGAGTGTGGCACGGCGCTGGGGGTTTAGACTTACATCAAAACCACTTAATTCTGCCATACCACCCACGCGAATGCGGCTATCAAAGCGAGTAATGGCGATTTTATAGGTTTCATCCAGTACCGTTGATTGGGGCGCTAAATCAGCATTGATGATCGGCACAGTCAGTGAATAGCCTTTGACAGGGTATACAGGCAGATTAAGCTGTAGCGGTTGCAAAAGCGCCCGCGAATAACTGCCCAACGCCAATACATACTGGTCTGCCGTTAATAATTCACCATTTACCATCACCCCTTTAATCGCCCCAGCGTCCACTACCAGTTTTTCGATGGTTTGATTGTATAAAAATTTCACCCCCAGCGCTTTGGCTTGCTGCGCTAATGTTTGGCAAAACAAAAAGCAATCGCCTGTTTCATCATGCGGCAAATGCAATCCACCAACCAGCTTATCAGTGGCATTTGCCAACGCGGGCTCAATCTCAGCCAACGCCTTGCTGTTGTCAATCAGCTTAAAAGGCACGCCTGAATCTTGCAACACCTTAATATCTTGCTGTACAGCCTCTAGTTGGGCGGGTTTGCGAAAAACCTGTAAGGTGCCTTGTGAGCGGTTTTCGTAGTGAATACCGGTGTCTTGACGCAACTGCTGCAGACAGTCGCGGCTGTATTCTGCCACTCGTACCATGCGCTCTTTGTTGATGGCATAGCGCTTGGCATTGCAGTTTTTGAGCATTTGTAGCATCCATTGTAACTGCCACAGACTACCATCTAATTTGATGGCTAAAGGAGCGTGTTGTTGGAATAACCATTTAACCGCCTTCAATGGAATACCAGGCGCTGCCCAAGGGGTAGAGTAGCCAGGGGAGATTTGCCCAGCATTGCCAAAACTGGTTTCTTGTGCGGCACCCGCTTGGCGGTCAATCACCGTGACTTCTACGCCTTGCTTGGCTAAATAATAGGCACTTGTCACCCCAATCACGCCACTACCCAGTACCAATACGCGCATACCTACCCCCAAATATCTGCTTAATTATCAGTTAATTTCGCTAGTATAAGCAAAGTTTTGCAGTGAATTTTGCTGTTTTTATGCTAGAATTTTGCTGATATTGTCGGTTTTATCATGCCAATCATCAAAAAACAGGATTTTCATTTTGCTATGCGTAATTTAGACCGTACCGACCGTTTAATCCTTGAAATCTTGCAACAGCAAGCCCGAATTTCTATCAGCGAATTGGCTGCCAAAGTTAACCTATCAACCACGCCTTGCTCAGACAGGGTTAAGCGCTTGGAGCGTGAAGGTATTATCACAGGTTATCATGCGCGGTTAAATCCAAATTTGGTCAATAAAAGCTTGTTGGTGTTTTTGGAGATAAAGTTATCCACCAAGTCAGGTGATGTCTTTGAGCAAGTGAGCAAAAAATTGTCAGAAATTCCAGAGATACTGGAATGTCATTTGATTTCGGGTGAGTTTGATTTTTTGGTCAAAGCGCGGCTAAAAGAGATGAGTTCTTACCGTAAGTTACTGGGCAATATCTTAAAACAATTGCCAGCGGCGGTGGAAACCCACAGTTTGATTGTGATGGAAGAGATTAAAGAAAGCTTGCATTTGGATGTGACAATGACCTAACTGTCGTGCAAGCTTTACGATACATGCTTTGCGACAGATGAAAAAAAAGACTGCTAAATCGCAGTCTTTTTATGTTGTCCCGCCTTAGAGCTTTGGAAATTAGAGTTTTGGAAACTCTAGCGACCAGTGATTGACGAGTGGGTAGCGACGCTCACGCCCAAAGGCGCGGTGGGTAATCTTGGTGCCAATCGCCGCTTGACGACGTTTGTATTCATTGCGGTCTACCATACTGAGTACTTTTTTCACCACATCTTTATCATAACCGGCTTCTACAATCGCATCATACCCAAAGTCGCGATCGATATACAGCTCCAGCATTTTATCGAGGGTATCATAATCGGGCAGACTG from Moraxella osloensis carries:
- the tuf gene encoding elongation factor Tu; the protein is MAKAKFERTKPHVNVGTIGHVDHGKTTLTAAIATVAAKHNGGEAKDYASIDSAPEEKARGITINTSHIEYDTQARHYAHVDCPGHADYVKNMITGAAQMDGAILVVSATDGPMPQTREHILLSRQVGVPYIMVFMNKCDMVDDEELLELVEMEVRELLSSYDFPGDDTPIIKGSALEALNGGEGKYGEPAVLELLDTLDSYIPEPERAIDKPFLMPIEDVFSISGRGTVVTGRVESGVIKVGEEIEIVGIKPTTKTTCTGVEMFRKLLDEGRAGENCGVLLRGTKREDVQRGQVLAKPGSIKPHTKFDAEVYVLSKEEGGRHTPFLNGYRPQFYFRTTDVTGAIQLPEGTEMVMPGDNVEMNVELIHPIAMDQGLRFAIREGGRTVGAGVVAKVND
- a CDS encoding RNA-guided endonuclease InsQ/TnpB family protein: MKTLKLRIRDKHADQLNRLSGSVNFVWNYVNDLSYRHLQKTGKFFSAYDLNDYTKGSGELLGLHSQTIQAISETHAKSRKQFKKSKLNWRTNNPKSKRKNLGWLPFKQSAIKHIATHQTGKKGIKSTLQLSLAKGQKLVIDLWDSYNLSLYQINTLEIVQDSRNRWYACITVKQYPKTTCGMGSVGIDLGLKDSATASNGDKLQIKQTLKYAKALATAQRAKNKQRVKAIHAKIKHTRQDLIHKFTTQLVKDNALIVVGDVRTTQFNSKKGKLAKSVYDAGWFELKRQLTYKCENAGCRFEIVNEKYTTQTCSCCGDMSSSLSGRAGLRIREWTCATCGTRHDRDINASKNILAVGLNRLVEGIPSL
- the rimI gene encoding ribosomal protein S18-alanine N-acetyltransferase, yielding MTAIQIYKLDKTSIQHNTSKQVLAQLTQIESELFVHDAWSAAQINSLLAQPFNHIIYATDELNQQLIGYCFYSHIFEDAEILRIGTCLDYQQQGIASQLLTAMAQMCQVTGAERVLLEVREDNYAALAFYQKHGFEQIAIRKNYYDNHDMTKTHALIMQRKFNAKLNAK
- a CDS encoding arginyltransferase is translated as MTLKPPHPPTSLALTSQLTPLHQCSYLPDRAARLELIELAKDEHLSTPIFSQFSRLGYRRSGQHLYRPVCFHCQRCISTRVVVNEFEPNRTQRKLWQKSHEMDVVITACDDADESHFILYARYICARHSDGDMYPPNLQGFKQFLQYSFTQSFFMEFWLHDKLVMVAVCDQLDDGISAVYTFYDPDATINSLGTLAILTQIDYVKRLGLPYLYLGFWVPDSDKMAYKSRFYPNELLINQHWHRFDEAVTAAQVEPLLQQAIKAHYLNMWNTT
- the aat gene encoding leucyl/phenylalanyl-tRNA--protein transferase; protein product: MPLPNHPPLQQPFGCRYQFPDPMVADPDGEGLIALGGDLAADTLMCAYRQGMFPWFNEGEPIAWWSPDPRCIIYPSDFCASKTLKRRIKNAGWTFSLNLAFAEVIAACADTRTYAEASGSATWISPAMIEAYTALHAEQVAYSVEIWDDDELIGGLYGLKLGQAFFGESMFHRVTDASKAAFFVLMQLCAHSQFAWVDCQLPNPHLLRLGASILPRAEFLAGLAQQLALPSIDWSSICGQKLPLNQLLNEDFMTYYLPPSAQI
- the trxB gene encoding thioredoxin-disulfide reductase, which translates into the protein MSEIIHHQLIILGSGPAGYSAAVYAARANLKPVIITGMQTGGQLTTTTEVDNWPGDPQGLTGPDLMVRMQAHAERFGTQLVYDHINQVNLTQRPFTLVGNSATYTCDALIVATGASAQYLGLASEQKFMGLGVSACATCDGFFYRGKPVVVIGGGNTAVEEALYLSNIASHVTLVHRRDKLKSEKILQDQLFEKQKNGNVTIEWNSQVKEVVGDDAGVTGVVIENLQDQSTKTINAPGMFVAIGHKPNTDIFQDQLEMNNGYIVVKSGLDGNATATSVEGVFACGDVADHIYRQAITSAGTGCMAALDAEKYLDIVNLANANTTVSANTSAV
- a CDS encoding DNA translocase FtsK, encoding MSYYIRQSVLTIIWLIVALLLVMSLISYSANDPSWSHINSAVNEVSNLAGTGGAWLADILYAFLGAASWWLIVIACYEAWNVWRHDVEPNGLLRFLGYIFLIIATAGLTGVLSFGWLAQGMIGQIVGNGLSSLLTYWGTLLFLLVFIAITVTFTFDLHWHEILSGQAIRSRLQAEAADDDEANTKLKATAQEASQAKPNDTAQLPLPLASHDTEQAAYDSSHLADNEGFVGSPLDAFLDETGFSEIKDYEWLEENDATNPFKPVSSTYVANTKLTKKLDEKLQSKIIKKPFKMPTLNRPHSIQVDSQITEPTQTKQPSVDSVDVSQAMPTIDDASMMSAMSAASTGELADKRISEPMTGVEMAEQDTAIDVSDLDDLADSLDAGYELSQNPVLESSFEGIKTEGFEAESIEVEGIETPTPSVASLLGMRQVSPQAIANASNDSATAPVVTEFSTPAASPMPTQIARPAQAVTQIDTNEITPSIPTHSRPVESELLDQIEQPAATQVNQPLDINDDSLFSQKSRAMQTAAYRANLSPLPELSLLDLPDPDRKPSYSREQLQQLSALLEIKLQEFNIKAEVVNAQMGPVVTRFEVSLAPGLKASKVTGIAKDLARSLSMASVRVVEVIPGKPYIGIEVPNPQRQMVRLIELLKTEAYQDPDGLISMAMGKDIAGRPIIADLAKAPHMLVAGTTGSGKSVLVNSLLLSMLLKYTPEQLRLIMIDPKQLELANYGDIPHLLTPVVTDMTEAASALAWSVAEMERRYQLMSLFKVRKLDEFNKKIMAAEQSGEPLLDPLWRPNDSVSQDRAPKLKPLPQIVIVADEFADMIMQVGKQAEELITRLAQKSRAAGIHLILATQRPSVDVITGLIKANIPVRAALRVNSKVDSRTILDAGGAEDMLGHGDMLFLGPGQIEPNRVHGAFISDAEVNRVCDAWRERGAPNYIDNMFDNFELSSAPSGGDASGSSNGEEDPLYDDVVAFLLETRKVSASSIQRKFSIGYNRAARIVDAMEEAGLVSGMTKSGKRELLM
- a CDS encoding RidA family protein, which codes for MMTAQIQRFDSNDYLSEITIFNHVVYLAGQVPNTDTADIHTQTQEVLDNIDAMLAKANSDKSRLLTAQIFIKDLADFAVVNSMWGDWLTDCPKPTRATVKAELVNPLWKLEIVVVAAQNTLE
- a CDS encoding D-amino acid dehydrogenase; amino-acid sequence: MRVLVLGSGVIGVTSAYYLAKQGVEVTVIDRQAGAAQETSFGNAGQISPGYSTPWAAPGIPLKAVKWLFQQHAPLAIKLDGSLWQLQWMLQMLKNCNAKRYAINKERMVRVAEYSRDCLQQLRQDTGIHYENRSQGTLQVFRKPAQLEAVQQDIKVLQDSGVPFKLIDNSKALAEIEPALANATDKLVGGLHLPHDETGDCFLFCQTLAQQAKALGVKFLYNQTIEKLVVDAGAIKGVMVNGELLTADQYVLALGSYSRALLQPLQLNLPVYPVKGYSLTVPIINADLAPQSTVLDETYKIAITRFDSRIRVGGMAELSGFDVSLNPQRRATLEMVTQDLFAGGDLPNASFWTGLRPMTPDSTPIIGATRYRNLFLNTGHGTLGWTMACGSGKLISDLVLGKTPDIRIDGLSLQRYF
- a CDS encoding winged helix-turn-helix transcriptional regulator gives rise to the protein MRNLDRTDRLILEILQQQARISISELAAKVNLSTTPCSDRVKRLEREGIITGYHARLNPNLVNKSLLVFLEIKLSTKSGDVFEQVSKKLSEIPEILECHLISGEFDFLVKARLKEMSSYRKLLGNILKQLPAAVETHSLIVMEEIKESLHLDVTMT